One window of the Leptotrichia sp. oral taxon 215 str. W9775 genome contains the following:
- the ilvD gene encoding dihydroxy-acid dehydratase — protein MTAKGKERSNNLTKGAARAPHRSLLKGLGFVNDEMDKPIIGIANSFNEIIPGHVHLKDLVQSVKDGIRMAGGVPMEFNTIGICDGLAMNHIGMKYSLVTRNIVADSIEAVAMATPFDAIVFMPSCDKVVPGMLIAAARLNIPAIFISGGAMLAGVYKGKKIGLSNVFEAVGSYNTGKITKKELNSVEEMACPTCGSCAGMYTANTMNCLTEALGMGLPGNGTVPAVFSERARLAKKAGMQIMEVLKADLRPSDILTREAFENAVAVDMALGGSSNTALHLPAIAHEAGVKLTLDDFNEIAQKTRQICKLSPSGEHFIEDLYRAGGVTGVMKRMLENGRLHENAKTVALQTQGELAREAYINDDDVIKPWDKPAYQTGGIAVLKGNLAPDGCVVKEGAVAPDMLQHSGPAKVFNSEEEAVDAIVGGKIVAGDVVVIRYEGPKGGPGMREMLSPTAMIAGMGLDKDVALITDGRFSGATRGASIGHVSPEAASGGNIAIVQDGDIVEIDIPNRKINIKISDEEIEARKAKLEPFKIEVKGYLKKYAMHVSSAAEGAIEILD, from the coding sequence ATGACAGCAAAAGGAAAAGAAAGAAGTAACAACTTGACAAAAGGTGCGGCGAGGGCACCACATAGATCATTGTTAAAGGGATTGGGGTTTGTAAATGATGAAATGGATAAACCGATAATTGGGATTGCGAATTCATTTAATGAAATAATACCTGGACATGTTCATTTGAAGGATCTGGTTCAATCGGTAAAAGATGGAATCAGAATGGCTGGAGGAGTTCCAATGGAATTTAATACAATTGGAATTTGTGACGGACTTGCAATGAACCATATTGGGATGAAATATTCACTGGTAACAAGAAATATAGTTGCAGATTCGATTGAAGCAGTTGCCATGGCAACTCCGTTTGATGCAATTGTATTTATGCCAAGCTGCGATAAAGTGGTACCTGGAATGTTGATTGCCGCGGCAAGATTGAATATTCCTGCAATATTTATAAGCGGGGGGGCGATGCTTGCAGGAGTCTACAAAGGTAAGAAAATAGGGTTAAGTAATGTATTTGAAGCAGTTGGTTCATATAATACCGGAAAAATTACTAAAAAGGAACTGAATTCAGTTGAAGAAATGGCGTGTCCTACATGTGGTTCATGTGCAGGAATGTATACAGCAAACACAATGAACTGTCTGACAGAAGCACTTGGAATGGGACTTCCTGGAAATGGAACTGTTCCTGCAGTATTTTCAGAAAGGGCAAGACTTGCTAAAAAAGCAGGTATGCAAATTATGGAAGTTTTAAAAGCAGATTTAAGACCAAGTGATATTTTAACAAGGGAAGCATTTGAAAATGCAGTTGCAGTAGACATGGCATTAGGTGGATCATCAAATACGGCGTTACATTTACCTGCAATAGCACATGAAGCGGGAGTTAAGCTGACTTTGGATGATTTCAATGAAATAGCTCAGAAAACACGTCAAATTTGTAAGTTATCACCTTCCGGAGAGCATTTTATAGAAGATTTATACAGAGCCGGAGGAGTTACTGGAGTTATGAAAAGAATGCTTGAAAATGGAAGATTACATGAAAATGCCAAGACGGTAGCACTTCAGACTCAAGGAGAACTGGCAAGGGAAGCGTATATTAACGATGATGATGTAATCAAGCCTTGGGACAAGCCGGCGTATCAAACTGGAGGAATTGCTGTATTAAAAGGAAATCTGGCACCGGACGGATGCGTTGTAAAAGAAGGAGCTGTTGCACCGGATATGCTGCAGCATTCAGGACCTGCGAAAGTATTTAATAGTGAAGAAGAAGCGGTAGATGCCATTGTCGGTGGAAAAATTGTAGCTGGAGATGTGGTAGTTATTAGATACGAAGGACCAAAAGGTGGACCTGGAATGAGGGAAATGTTATCACCAACAGCAATGATTGCAGGAATGGGACTTGATAAGGATGTTGCATTGATTACTGACGGAAGATTCTCAGGAGCAACAAGAGGGGCTTCAATAGGTCACGTTTCACCGGAAGCCGCTTCAGGTGGAAATATTGCAATAGTTCAGGATGGAGATATTGTTGAAATTGATATTCCAAACAGAAAAATTAATATAAAAATTTCAGATGAAGAAATTGAAGCTAGAAAAGCTAAGTTAGAACCATTTAAAATTGAAGTAAAAGGATATCTGAAAAAATATGCTATGCATGTGTCTTCTGCTGCAGAAGGTGCAATTGAAATATTAGATTAA
- a CDS encoding OmpA family protein gives MKKLLTIFMLSMLLVVSCTTASDGTTKVSKTGVGAGIGAAAGAVLGQVIGKDTKGTVIGTAGGAAVGAVIGNIFDRQEKELKTKLKGSGVEVERTGQGEIKLVAPENITFDTNSSIIKPKFEDLLDKVAEVLQKYPDSDIIVSGHTDSTGNDSINEPLSRNRASSVSSYLISKGVKSSRITSVGYGSRQPIASNSTEAGRAQNRRVEIKVVAREQ, from the coding sequence ATGAAAAAGTTATTAACAATATTTATGTTATCAATGTTACTTGTGGTATCTTGTACAACAGCAAGTGATGGAACAACAAAAGTAAGTAAGACAGGAGTAGGTGCCGGAATAGGAGCTGCGGCAGGTGCTGTATTAGGACAGGTAATAGGAAAAGATACAAAAGGAACAGTTATAGGAACAGCTGGAGGGGCAGCAGTAGGAGCAGTTATAGGAAATATCTTTGACAGACAGGAGAAAGAGTTGAAGACTAAATTAAAAGGTTCAGGTGTAGAAGTTGAAAGAACAGGGCAAGGGGAAATAAAACTTGTAGCTCCTGAAAATATCACATTTGATACAAACAGCAGTATAATAAAGCCAAAATTTGAAGATCTGCTTGATAAAGTAGCTGAAGTTTTACAAAAATATCCTGATAGTGATATAATTGTTTCAGGACATACTGACAGCACTGGAAATGATTCGATAAACGAACCTCTTTCAAGAAACAGAGCTTCTTCTGTATCATCTTACTTAATCTCAAAAGGAGTAAAAAGTTCAAGAATAACTTCTGTTGGATATGGAAGCAGACAGCCAATAGCAAGTAATTCTACAGAAGCTGGAAGAGCACAAAATAGAAGAGTTGAAATAAAAGTAGTAGCTAGAGAACAGTAA
- a CDS encoding tRNA-dihydrouridine synthase family protein → MKIYVAPMAGITDYSFRKILEKFNPDFLFTEMVNAHLLAANDKTTEKELLKCDNFQNTGTQVFGSDEEEIVFSFQKLEKMGFKKINLNMGCPQPKIIKNGSGSALLPNTEFVEKILYRLKNTLSDSTKISIKIRIGYKDFSNPEFYLNLANKYNLDFICVHGRTQEQIYGGSANWDIVSQLSSLPRNTDFIGNGDLFEPHDIIQKIKNSNLDGTMLARGIVGNPWIISQIRELIQQGKISSIPDFLEIKSTLLEHLELLSENKGSITASMEINKFIKPYFKPFHSEKLTEKLNRIIVEKNLKNKIELISSL, encoded by the coding sequence ATGAAAATATATGTTGCACCAATGGCAGGAATTACCGACTATTCCTTTAGAAAAATACTGGAAAAATTTAATCCTGATTTTCTTTTTACTGAAATGGTAAATGCACATCTTCTTGCCGCCAATGATAAAACCACAGAAAAAGAACTTTTGAAATGTGATAATTTCCAAAATACAGGAACACAGGTTTTCGGAAGTGACGAAGAAGAAATTGTATTTTCATTTCAGAAGCTTGAAAAAATGGGCTTTAAAAAAATCAATCTTAATATGGGATGTCCCCAGCCAAAAATTATAAAAAATGGCTCAGGTTCTGCACTGCTTCCCAATACTGAATTTGTTGAGAAAATTTTATACAGATTGAAAAATACTTTATCAGACAGTACAAAAATTTCAATAAAAATACGTATAGGATATAAAGATTTTTCTAATCCCGAATTCTATTTAAATCTTGCAAATAAATATAACCTTGATTTCATCTGTGTTCATGGGCGTACACAGGAACAAATTTATGGTGGAAGTGCCAACTGGGACATTGTCAGTCAGCTTTCTTCTCTTCCAAGAAACACTGATTTTATCGGAAATGGTGATTTATTTGAACCGCATGATATAATTCAGAAAATAAAAAATTCAAACTTGGATGGAACCATGCTTGCACGTGGAATTGTTGGAAATCCATGGATTATTTCTCAAATAAGGGAACTTATTCAGCAGGGAAAAATTTCATCTATTCCTGATTTTCTTGAAATAAAGTCCACTCTTTTAGAACATTTGGAACTTTTATCAGAAAATAAGGGGTCAATAACTGCATCCATGGAAATAAATAAATTTATAAAGCCTTATTTCAAGCCTTTTCATAGTGAAAAACTAACTGAAAAACTTAATAGAATTATTGTTGAAAAAAATCTTAAAAATAAAATTGAGTTAATTTCTTCGTTATAA
- the hydE gene encoding [FeFe] hydrogenase H-cluster radical SAM maturase HydE, with protein MDRENSSTNNNSRIRELISRLDTEHRLSLSEYEEVLKNRTEEDEKFAQELAVKWRKKIYGNGVYTRGLIEFTNYCKNNCHYCGIQSSNHEVERYRLTKEDILSCCEEGYRLGFRTFVLQGGEDPYFTDERMVDIIKSIRKNYPDCAITISIGERTKESYKAFFDAGADRYLLRHETADREHYNILHPKELSFDKRRECLGYLKEIGYQVGCGFMVGSPGQTYHTLAEDLYFIQEFQPEMCGIGPFIPQHSTIFADKKQGELSETLFLLSLLRLIKPNLLIPSTTALGTIHPRGREMGIDAGANVVMPNLSPVSVRKKYALYDNKICTGDESAQCRSCLNQRMSSIGYELVTNRGDIKK; from the coding sequence ATGGACAGGGAAAACTCATCTACAAATAATAACAGCAGAATAAGGGAGCTTATTTCCCGTCTTGATACGGAACATCGATTAAGTCTTTCTGAATATGAGGAAGTTTTAAAAAACCGTACAGAAGAGGATGAAAAATTTGCACAGGAACTGGCTGTTAAATGGAGAAAAAAAATTTATGGAAACGGAGTCTACACAAGAGGACTTATAGAATTTACAAATTATTGTAAAAATAATTGCCATTACTGTGGTATTCAAAGCTCAAATCACGAAGTTGAAAGATATCGTCTTACTAAGGAAGACATCCTTTCCTGCTGCGAAGAAGGTTATAGGCTGGGATTTCGTACTTTTGTACTGCAGGGTGGGGAAGATCCCTATTTTACTGATGAGAGGATGGTAGATATAATAAAATCCATCCGGAAAAATTATCCTGACTGTGCTATTACAATATCCATCGGTGAAAGAACAAAAGAATCCTATAAAGCTTTTTTTGATGCAGGAGCAGACAGATATCTCCTCCGTCATGAAACAGCAGACAGGGAGCATTATAATATTTTACATCCTAAGGAACTTTCATTTGATAAACGTAGGGAATGTCTAGGATATCTCAAGGAAATAGGATATCAGGTGGGATGCGGATTTATGGTGGGTTCTCCTGGGCAGACTTACCATACTCTTGCTGAAGATTTATACTTCATACAGGAATTTCAGCCTGAAATGTGTGGTATCGGACCTTTTATTCCACAGCATTCCACAATTTTTGCAGATAAAAAACAGGGTGAATTGTCAGAAACTCTTTTTCTTCTTTCACTTTTAAGATTGATTAAGCCAAACTTGCTCATTCCATCTACTACTGCCCTCGGAACTATTCATCCGCGTGGACGTGAAATGGGAATTGATGCAGGAGCAAATGTTGTTATGCCAAATTTGTCCCCTGTTTCAGTCAGAAAAAAATATGCACTCTATGATAATAAAATATGTACAGGAGATGAATCTGCACAGTGTAGAAGCTGTCTCAATCAGAGAATGTCCTCCATAGGATATGAACTTGTTACTAATCGTGGAGATATAAAAAAATAA
- a CDS encoding 2,3-butanediol dehydrogenase translates to MAKMKAARWHNRNDVRVEELEIPQPKANQIKIEVKYCGICGSDLHEYLGGPIFIPVDKPHPYTGEKAPLVMGHEFSGEVVEVGPEITKFKVGDRVTVEPIHAKDGLKGKYNLDPNLNFIGLAGGGGGFSEYVVVNEDQAHKLPENVDFEQGALTEPAAVGLYAVRQSRIKAGDTAAVFGCGPIGLLVIDALRAAGASRIYAVELSPERQAKAKELGAIIVDPAKEDAVESIRKQTNGGVNVSFEVTGVPVVLPQSLEVAEKGGELVVVSIWEKPATIHPNEIVIQEKTMKGVIAYRDVFPKVLELMGQGYFSKDLLVTKRIKLDDIVEEGFEALVKEKSQVKILVSPK, encoded by the coding sequence ATGGCAAAAATGAAAGCGGCTAGATGGCACAACAGAAATGATGTAAGGGTTGAAGAACTGGAAATACCTCAACCAAAAGCAAATCAAATTAAGATTGAAGTGAAATACTGCGGAATCTGTGGAAGTGATTTGCATGAATATTTGGGAGGACCTATTTTTATTCCGGTAGATAAACCACATCCATATACAGGAGAAAAAGCCCCTTTAGTTATGGGACACGAATTTTCAGGAGAAGTTGTAGAAGTTGGTCCTGAAATAACTAAATTTAAAGTTGGAGATAGAGTTACTGTAGAACCAATCCACGCAAAAGACGGATTAAAAGGGAAATACAACTTAGATCCTAACTTAAACTTCATAGGATTAGCTGGTGGAGGAGGAGGATTCTCTGAATACGTTGTTGTAAATGAGGATCAGGCTCACAAATTACCAGAAAATGTAGATTTTGAACAAGGAGCTTTAACAGAACCGGCAGCAGTTGGATTATATGCTGTAAGACAAAGTAGAATAAAAGCCGGGGATACAGCAGCAGTATTTGGTTGCGGTCCTATAGGATTATTGGTTATAGATGCATTAAGAGCGGCAGGGGCATCAAGAATATATGCAGTAGAATTATCACCTGAACGTCAAGCAAAAGCAAAAGAATTAGGAGCAATAATAGTAGATCCTGCAAAAGAAGATGCTGTAGAATCAATTAGAAAACAAACTAATGGAGGAGTTAACGTATCATTTGAAGTAACAGGAGTTCCAGTAGTACTTCCACAATCTCTTGAAGTTGCAGAAAAAGGAGGAGAACTTGTAGTTGTAAGTATTTGGGAAAAACCTGCAACAATTCATCCAAATGAAATAGTAATTCAGGAAAAAACAATGAAAGGAGTTATTGCTTACCGTGATGTATTCCCTAAAGTTCTTGAATTAATGGGACAAGGATACTTCTCTAAAGATCTTCTTGTAACTAAAAGAATTAAATTAGATGATATAGTTGAAGAAGGATTTGAAGCTCTTGTAAAAGAAAAAAGTCAAGTTAAGATTTTAGTATCGCCTAAATAG
- the guaB gene encoding IMP dehydrogenase gives MSQKDKIVISEGLTFDDVLLIPQASEVLPHEVSLKTKVTEKLELNIPIMSAAMDTVTEAVLAIAIAREGGIGFIHKNMTIERQAEEVQKVKRYESGMITNPITLREDAILQEANNLMKEYKISGLPIVDGEGSLKGIITNRDLKYREDLSVKVTDIMTKENLVTAPVGTTLEEAKSILLEHRIEKLPIVEGNKLKGLITIKDIDNIINYPNACKDSHGRLRVGAAVGIGSDTIKRIQALIDAGVDIITVDSAHGHSRGVVERIREIRKTFPDLDLIGGNIVTKEAALALIDAGVNAVKVGVGPGSICTTRVVAGVGVPQITAVMEVADVCKEKGVGVIADGGIKLSGDIVKAIAAGADCVMLGGILAGTQEAPGEEILYNGRKYKTYAGMGSLAAMKRGSSDRYFQLESATEKLVPEGIESMVPFKGALKDTVYQMCGGLRSGMGYCGTPTIKELKENGKFVRITNAGLKESHPHDVIITKEAPNYNSTK, from the coding sequence ATGAGTCAAAAAGACAAAATTGTAATTTCTGAAGGTCTGACATTTGATGATGTATTGTTAATTCCTCAGGCATCTGAAGTATTACCTCACGAAGTGTCACTAAAAACAAAGGTTACAGAAAAACTGGAACTGAATATCCCTATTATGAGTGCGGCTATGGATACGGTAACTGAAGCTGTTCTTGCCATAGCAATAGCAAGGGAAGGTGGAATAGGTTTTATTCATAAGAATATGACTATTGAAAGACAGGCTGAGGAAGTTCAAAAGGTAAAAAGATATGAAAGCGGTATGATTACTAATCCGATAACTTTAAGGGAAGATGCAATATTGCAGGAAGCAAATAATCTGATGAAGGAATACAAAATTTCAGGATTGCCTATTGTGGATGGAGAAGGTAGTTTAAAGGGAATTATTACCAACAGAGATTTAAAGTACAGAGAAGACTTATCAGTAAAAGTTACAGATATAATGACAAAGGAAAATCTTGTAACAGCACCTGTAGGAACTACTCTTGAAGAAGCAAAATCAATTCTTCTTGAACATAGAATAGAAAAACTTCCAATTGTAGAGGGGAATAAACTGAAAGGTTTAATTACAATAAAGGATATTGATAACATAATAAATTATCCTAACGCATGTAAAGATTCTCATGGAAGATTGAGAGTTGGAGCGGCTGTAGGAATCGGAAGTGATACAATTAAAAGAATACAGGCTCTTATAGATGCCGGAGTTGACATAATAACAGTGGATTCAGCTCACGGACATTCAAGAGGAGTGGTAGAAAGAATAAGGGAAATAAGAAAAACATTCCCTGATCTTGACCTGATTGGTGGAAATATAGTTACGAAAGAAGCTGCACTTGCACTTATAGATGCAGGAGTAAATGCAGTAAAAGTAGGGGTTGGACCTGGGTCAATCTGTACTACGAGAGTTGTTGCAGGAGTTGGAGTTCCACAAATTACTGCTGTAATGGAAGTGGCAGATGTATGTAAGGAAAAAGGCGTAGGAGTAATAGCCGATGGTGGAATAAAACTTTCAGGGGATATTGTGAAGGCAATAGCGGCAGGAGCAGATTGCGTAATGCTTGGAGGAATTCTGGCAGGTACTCAGGAAGCACCTGGAGAAGAAATTCTTTATAACGGAAGAAAATACAAAACATATGCAGGAATGGGATCACTTGCTGCAATGAAGAGAGGAAGCAGCGACAGATACTTCCAGCTTGAATCTGCAACAGAGAAATTAGTTCCTGAAGGAATAGAATCAATGGTTCCATTTAAAGGGGCATTGAAGGATACAGTATATCAAATGTGCGGTGGATTAAGATCTGGAATGGGATATTGCGGAACACCTACAATTAAAGAGTTAAAAGAAAATGGAAAATTTGTAAGAATAACAAATGCAGGATTGAAGGAAAGCCATCCACATGATGTTATAATAACAAAAGAAGCTCCGAATTATAACTCTACAAAATAA
- a CDS encoding YitT family protein has product MKYNIIKTIKEYAVITLGVFILSVGLQFFFFPNKIASGGITGFALIMTHMFNIPSSIVVTIGNVILFSMAFVMISGQFGIKSIYATILLSLFLGIFEKFAPNQAFTDDLILATIFGSVFAAVGTAMLYMFEASTGGTSIIGRIIQKYFHIGYGMSNFMVDATVTILAMFSFGIELALVGLLSVYFSGFLTDKLIDGFYSSKQVMVITSQKDLVINYILKDFDRGCTILKAVGGYSGAERDILLVILDRRQFIALRKFLKENDPRAFVTVTETSKVFGEGFNQLH; this is encoded by the coding sequence ATGAAATACAACATTATAAAAACTATAAAAGAATATGCGGTTATTACACTTGGTGTATTCATATTATCAGTCGGGCTGCAATTTTTCTTTTTCCCGAATAAAATAGCCAGTGGAGGAATTACAGGGTTTGCCCTGATTATGACCCACATGTTTAATATACCCAGCAGTATTGTTGTTACAATTGGTAACGTCATATTATTTTCCATGGCATTTGTAATGATAAGTGGCCAATTTGGAATTAAGAGCATTTATGCGACTATACTTTTATCACTTTTTTTAGGAATATTTGAAAAATTTGCTCCTAATCAGGCTTTTACAGATGACTTAATATTAGCAACTATATTCGGTAGTGTTTTTGCGGCTGTCGGAACTGCGATGCTTTATATGTTTGAAGCTTCGACTGGAGGAACTTCAATAATTGGAAGAATTATCCAGAAATATTTCCACATAGGATACGGAATGTCTAATTTTATGGTAGACGCCACTGTTACAATTCTTGCCATGTTTTCCTTCGGTATTGAATTGGCGCTTGTAGGTTTATTGAGTGTCTATTTTTCAGGTTTTTTAACTGACAAATTGATTGACGGATTTTACTCAAGTAAACAGGTTATGGTAATAACATCACAGAAAGACCTTGTTATAAACTACATTCTGAAGGACTTTGACAGAGGATGTACAATCCTTAAAGCAGTCGGAGGATATTCAGGGGCAGAAAGAGATATTCTTCTTGTTATACTTGACAGAAGGCAGTTTATTGCACTAAGAAAATTTTTAAAGGAAAATGATCCACGTGCCTTCGTAACAGTTACAGAAACTTCGAAAGTTTTTGGGGAAGGATTTAATCAGCTGCATTAA
- the pepT gene encoding peptidase T: protein MYDTLKERFLKYVKIETRSNDESETIPTTQTQVEFAKMLKAELEEIGLENVFINDACFVNGTLPSNTDKKVPVIGFIAHMDTADFNAVNINPQIIENYDGKDIVLNKDLGITMHVDEFPNLKNYVGKTLITTDGTTLLGADDKSGIVEIIEAVKYLKNHPEIKHGDVRVAFGPDEEIGRGADNFNVKEFNADFAYTMDGGPVGELEYESFNAAEAIFTIKGKSVHPGTAKGKMVNANTIAVELASLFPADEVPEKTEGYEGFYLLERMKTTIEDAELSYILRDHDKEKFLAKKKFAEDVAKKINEKYGEGTVKVSLKDQYYNMGEVIKNHMNVVEIAKEAMENLGIKPIIKAIRGGTDGSKISFMGLPTPNIFAGGENFHGKYEFVALESMVQATDTIIEIIKLNEKKG from the coding sequence ATGTATGATACATTAAAAGAAAGATTTTTGAAGTATGTAAAAATTGAAACAAGATCAAATGATGAAAGTGAAACAATACCGACAACGCAGACACAGGTAGAATTTGCAAAAATGCTGAAGGCTGAACTGGAAGAAATAGGGCTTGAAAATGTATTTATAAATGATGCTTGCTTTGTAAATGGTACATTACCATCAAATACAGATAAAAAGGTTCCTGTAATAGGATTTATTGCCCATATGGATACGGCAGACTTCAACGCTGTAAATATAAATCCTCAGATAATTGAAAACTATGACGGGAAAGACATAGTGCTAAATAAGGATTTAGGAATAACAATGCATGTAGATGAATTTCCAAATTTGAAAAATTATGTAGGAAAAACACTTATTACTACAGACGGAACTACACTTCTTGGTGCAGATGACAAATCAGGAATAGTGGAAATTATAGAAGCTGTAAAATATCTTAAAAATCATCCTGAAATTAAACATGGAGATGTAAGGGTAGCTTTTGGGCCTGATGAAGAAATAGGAAGAGGGGCAGATAATTTTAATGTAAAAGAATTTAATGCAGACTTTGCCTACACAATGGACGGAGGGCCTGTAGGGGAACTGGAATATGAAAGTTTCAATGCGGCAGAAGCAATTTTTACAATAAAGGGGAAAAGTGTACATCCAGGTACTGCAAAAGGTAAAATGGTAAATGCAAATACAATTGCAGTTGAACTGGCTTCATTATTCCCGGCAGATGAAGTTCCTGAAAAAACAGAAGGATATGAAGGATTCTACCTGCTTGAAAGAATGAAAACAACTATTGAAGATGCTGAACTGTCATATATTTTAAGAGATCATGATAAGGAAAAATTCCTTGCAAAGAAAAAATTTGCAGAAGATGTCGCAAAAAAAATAAATGAAAAATATGGAGAAGGAACAGTAAAAGTAAGCTTGAAGGATCAGTATTACAACATGGGGGAAGTTATAAAAAATCACATGAATGTAGTGGAAATTGCAAAAGAAGCTATGGAAAATCTTGGAATTAAACCTATTATAAAAGCTATTCGTGGTGGTACTGACGGGTCAAAAATTTCATTTATGGGACTTCCTACACCAAATATATTTGCAGGTGGAGAAAATTTCCATGGGAAATATGAATTTGTTGCACTTGAAAGCATGGTACAGGCAACAGATACAATTATAGAAATAATAAAATTAAATGAGAAGAAAGGATAA
- a CDS encoding GNAT family N-acetyltransferase, which yields MEISFRQTSLKDGERELFFLQSLESENINGFQMKIPKNMKEFEKLLNKFIKDSENPDSGRVPQKVYWVEINEKIIGIVKIRETLNENLKKIGGNIGYFVGKDYRNKGYGKKILKNALALFRNHKYIIITCNESNIPSQKVIKDNGGKLIETNNGHCVYKINL from the coding sequence ATGGAAATAAGTTTTAGGCAAACTTCCCTAAAAGACGGAGAAAGAGAGCTATTTTTTTTACAAAGTCTTGAAAGTGAAAATATCAATGGGTTTCAGATGAAAATTCCCAAGAATATGAAAGAATTTGAAAAACTCTTGAATAAATTTATTAAAGATAGTGAAAATCCAGATTCTGGAAGAGTTCCACAAAAAGTTTACTGGGTAGAAATAAATGAAAAAATAATAGGAATAGTTAAAATTAGAGAGACTTTAAATGAAAATTTGAAAAAAATAGGTGGAAATATAGGATATTTTGTTGGAAAAGACTATAGAAATAAGGGATATGGAAAAAAGATATTAAAAAATGCCCTTGCATTGTTTAGAAATCATAAGTATATAATAATTACTTGCAATGAAAGTAATATACCCTCGCAGAAGGTTATAAAGGATAACGGCGGAAAACTAATAGAAACCAATAATGGACATTGTGTATATAAAATTAATCTTTAA
- a CDS encoding type II toxin-antitoxin system RelE/ParE family toxin, translating to MKTSYRVTYTTDVQKFIKKNKDIGLKFFKAFTELAENSNLRASTFDIVAMQGYRNVYRLRIGQYRAIFSVEKEIKVLKVMKIDSRGDVYKK from the coding sequence TTGAAGACATCATATAGAGTTACTTATACAACTGATGTTCAAAAGTTTATAAAAAAGAATAAAGATATAGGCTTAAAATTTTTTAAAGCCTTTACAGAACTTGCTGAAAATTCTAATTTGAGAGCTTCAACTTTTGATATTGTAGCTATGCAAGGATACAGGAATGTATACAGACTTAGGATAGGACAATACAGAGCCATTTTTTCGGTAGAAAAAGAAATTAAAGTTCTAAAAGTTATGAAAATAGACAGTAGAGGCGATGTTTATAAAAAATAG